A genomic segment from Rubrivirga marina encodes:
- a CDS encoding porin, whose protein sequence is MLALSPGWLRLALALLFAAPAALSQTLPPSVEVSVGGKVHTDVRAFPSGPVGEAPGVLVRRARAEVEAEVSGRFRAVVEPGFGEGEVELLDGYVEADLWARPGAGRALAVRAGRFKTPVGYESLLSSSDLRFAERALPTALSPRRDLGAMLRWESPRLEAQVGVFNGVPDGSSASVDWGAGPDAAARVFGRPAEAGPVRLGVGLAVSAGTASGRDGDALAGYETPGDRTFFAYTEGVGPDGRRLRLAPQATLDVGRLHVLGEYIEAHHRVRRGTEAADLAHRAWQAAASFVVGGVPRGEGRPVPRRPVTEGGAGAVEVSARVHGLSLDGDSAPLAAAGSAQRAAAWALAVHWTPVAPVRLGVTVERTAFEGFDGDAPGGSGAVPPAETFVVGRFQIDL, encoded by the coding sequence GTGCTGGCTCTGTCGCCTGGGTGGCTCCGCCTCGCCCTCGCCCTCCTCTTCGCCGCCCCGGCGGCCCTTTCGCAAACGCTGCCACCGAGCGTCGAGGTCTCGGTCGGGGGCAAGGTCCACACCGACGTCCGCGCGTTCCCAAGCGGACCGGTCGGCGAGGCGCCGGGGGTCCTCGTTCGCCGCGCCCGGGCCGAGGTCGAGGCCGAAGTGTCAGGGCGGTTCCGGGCGGTCGTCGAGCCCGGGTTCGGGGAGGGCGAGGTCGAGCTCCTCGACGGGTACGTTGAGGCCGACCTCTGGGCCAGGCCCGGCGCGGGCCGCGCGCTGGCCGTCCGCGCTGGCCGGTTCAAGACGCCGGTCGGGTACGAGTCGCTCCTCTCCTCGTCAGACCTCCGGTTCGCCGAGCGCGCGCTCCCGACGGCGCTCTCGCCCCGGCGCGACCTCGGCGCCATGCTGCGCTGGGAGAGCCCCCGCCTCGAGGCCCAGGTCGGCGTGTTCAACGGGGTCCCCGACGGGTCGAGCGCGTCGGTGGACTGGGGCGCGGGTCCCGACGCCGCCGCCCGCGTGTTCGGGAGACCCGCCGAGGCCGGCCCCGTCCGCCTGGGCGTCGGGCTGGCGGTCTCAGCCGGGACCGCCAGCGGGCGCGACGGCGACGCCCTCGCCGGCTACGAGACGCCGGGCGACCGGACGTTCTTCGCCTACACCGAGGGCGTGGGGCCGGACGGGCGTCGGCTCCGCCTCGCGCCGCAGGCCACGCTCGACGTCGGCCGGCTCCACGTCCTCGGCGAGTACATCGAGGCGCACCACCGCGTCCGCCGAGGCACCGAGGCGGCCGATCTCGCGCACCGGGCGTGGCAGGCAGCGGCGTCATTCGTCGTCGGCGGCGTCCCGCGGGGCGAGGGGCGGCCCGTCCCGCGCCGGCCCGTGACCGAGGGGGGGGCGGGAGCCGTCGAGGTGTCGGCCCGCGTCCACGGCCTCTCCCTCGACGGCGACTCGGCCCCGCTGGCGGCGGCCGGGAGCGCGCAGCGGGCGGCGGCCTGGGCGCTCGCCGTGCACTGGACGCCCGTCGCGCCGGTCCGCCTCGGCGTGACCGTCGAGCGGACCGCGTTCGAGGGGTTCGACGGCGACGCTCCCGGGGGCAGCGGAGCCGTGCCGCCGGCCGAGACGTTCGTCGTAGGCCGCTTCCAGATCGACCTCTAG
- a CDS encoding PepSY domain-containing protein produces the protein MLSRVLLGVLVLAALAVGASLLSGPSDVECGPVTGTVRVADGDRLSPALARISEDDARAAALVAVPPAAVTSVDLDEEDGFLVYEVGLRHDRDEFDVVVDAGTGEVLCTERD, from the coding sequence ATGCTCTCCCGCGTCCTCCTCGGCGTCCTCGTCCTCGCGGCCCTCGCCGTCGGCGCGTCCCTCCTCTCGGGGCCGTCCGACGTCGAGTGCGGCCCCGTGACCGGGACGGTCCGTGTCGCCGACGGCGACCGGCTCTCGCCGGCCCTCGCCCGGATCTCGGAGGACGACGCCCGCGCCGCCGCGCTCGTCGCCGTCCCTCCCGCCGCCGTGACCTCCGTCGACCTCGACGAGGAGGACGGCTTCCTCGTCTACGAGGTCGGCCTCCGCCACGACCGCGACGAGTTCGACGTGGTCGTCGACGCCGGGACGGGCGAGGTCCTCTGCACCGAGCGCGACTAG
- a CDS encoding transposase has product MSLPAYTDDGVVVHWLRYHVVLVTRRQRPFFEDAALAARADELIRRAAEGLGCEVAACEVRPTHVVLEVAAPSGLSPLSVATRIARGAAGPLKAESEAVRRSGAAFVHRYLVSTEAVPEGGCAAFVARVPTR; this is encoded by the coding sequence ATGAGTCTGCCCGCCTATACCGACGATGGGGTCGTGGTGCACTGGCTCCGGTACCACGTCGTGCTTGTGACGCGGCGCCAGCGACCGTTCTTCGAGGACGCCGCGCTGGCGGCGCGGGCCGACGAGCTGATCCGTCGGGCGGCCGAGGGGCTGGGGTGCGAAGTGGCAGCGTGCGAGGTGCGGCCGACGCACGTGGTCCTGGAGGTGGCGGCGCCGTCAGGGCTGTCCCCGCTCTCAGTGGCCACTCGGATCGCTCGGGGCGCGGCGGGGCCGCTGAAGGCGGAGAGCGAGGCGGTGCGTCGGAGCGGGGCGGCGTTCGTCCACCGGTACCTCGTGTCGACGGAGGCGGTGCCGGAGGGGGGCTGCGCGGCGTTCGTGGCGCGGGTGCCGACGCGGTAG
- a CDS encoding PhoU domain-containing protein: MQSPLSLFRFLTGARPPLIDRAVRDLAAMLDTSAEMFAAASGCLLDNEPLRVDLGALDGEVNRREEAVRRAVLEHVVAAPQDETSFSLLLVSVVQDAERCGDLAKTLAKVSELAEAPRMGAHVERLGALRDRVQAAFPRTRKAFVEGDSRLAREVMDEHARTKADVAEAIRQIASDSDLTPNAAAVFAMGARIVGRVSSHLSNIISAVALPFDQVRGAPTWGEG; encoded by the coding sequence GTGCAGAGCCCGCTCTCCCTCTTCCGCTTCCTCACCGGCGCCCGGCCGCCCCTCATCGACCGAGCCGTCCGCGACCTCGCCGCCATGCTCGACACGTCGGCCGAGATGTTCGCCGCAGCCTCGGGGTGCCTCCTCGACAACGAGCCGCTCCGGGTCGACCTCGGCGCGCTCGACGGCGAGGTCAACCGGCGCGAGGAGGCCGTCCGGCGGGCCGTGCTCGAGCACGTCGTGGCCGCCCCCCAAGACGAGACGTCGTTCAGCCTGCTCCTCGTGTCCGTCGTCCAGGACGCCGAGCGGTGCGGGGACCTCGCGAAGACGCTCGCGAAGGTGTCCGAGCTGGCCGAGGCGCCCCGGATGGGGGCGCACGTCGAGCGGCTGGGGGCGCTCCGTGACCGCGTCCAGGCCGCGTTCCCACGCACGCGGAAGGCGTTCGTCGAGGGGGACTCCCGGTTGGCCCGGGAGGTCATGGACGAGCACGCCCGGACGAAGGCGGACGTCGCCGAGGCCATCCGACAGATCGCGTCCGACTCTGACCTCACGCCGAACGCGGCGGCCGTCTTCGCCATGGGCGCCCGGATCGTCGGTCGCGTCTCGTCGCACCTCTCGAACATCATCTCGGCCGTGGCCCTCCCCTTCGACCAGGTCCGGGGCGCACCGACGTGGGGCGAGGGATAA
- a CDS encoding sensor histidine kinase: MSSARPDPASPAPVSRWRRSPYGVRLALGYAALFALSAAALLGLAYATLGWVLERQDGAYLRDQLRAVGRVYATDGVEGVRRHAAALHADDRGEEVLVRVFSGDGSERLLVLPDEWERADLGDLRPSQTADERVEITNAREDQELWALTRRLPSGDVVQVGISSDERDDVLEAFPRVFGYVAVPLVLLALLGGWVMANTALRPVRRLVGTLETIAATGDVRQRAPVPEEHGEFADLLGLFNRMLDRIEGLVVRLRDTLDDVAHDLRTPLTALRGTAEVALVRHREPEAYREALGRVVEAAGAAQATLDAVLDVAEAEAGALALDLGPVDLDDLARDVADLFDLVADEKGVALAVEPDGAGAVRVDRPRLRRALANLVDNAVKYTPAGGRVTVSTGRDDGEAWVRVRDTGPGIAPEELPRVWDRLYRSEQTRHERGLGLGLGLARAVAEAHGGRVTAESAVGEGSTFTLVVPTPVASATEPPPGPSNLSDL; the protein is encoded by the coding sequence ATGTCCTCCGCACGCCCTGACCCCGCCTCGCCGGCGCCCGTCAGCCGCTGGCGGCGGAGCCCGTACGGCGTCCGCCTCGCGCTCGGCTACGCCGCCCTCTTCGCCCTCAGCGCGGCGGCCCTCTTGGGCCTCGCCTACGCCACGCTCGGGTGGGTCCTGGAGCGCCAGGACGGCGCCTACCTCCGCGACCAGCTCCGCGCCGTCGGGCGGGTCTACGCGACGGACGGCGTGGAGGGCGTCCGCCGCCACGCCGCCGCCCTCCACGCCGACGACCGGGGCGAGGAGGTCCTGGTCCGTGTGTTCTCCGGCGACGGCTCGGAGCGGCTCCTCGTCCTCCCCGACGAGTGGGAGCGAGCGGACCTCGGGGATCTCCGCCCTTCACAGACCGCCGACGAGCGCGTCGAGATCACCAACGCGCGGGAGGACCAGGAGCTCTGGGCACTCACACGCCGGCTCCCGTCGGGCGACGTGGTCCAGGTCGGCATCAGCTCGGACGAGCGGGACGACGTGCTGGAGGCCTTCCCGCGCGTGTTCGGCTACGTGGCCGTCCCGCTGGTCCTGCTCGCCCTCCTCGGCGGGTGGGTCATGGCGAACACGGCGCTCCGGCCCGTCCGCCGGCTCGTGGGGACGCTCGAGACGATCGCGGCGACGGGCGACGTCCGCCAGCGGGCGCCGGTCCCGGAGGAGCACGGCGAGTTCGCCGACCTTCTCGGCCTGTTCAACCGGATGCTCGACCGGATCGAGGGGCTCGTCGTCCGGCTCCGCGACACGCTCGACGACGTGGCCCACGACCTCCGCACGCCGCTGACGGCGCTCCGCGGGACGGCCGAGGTGGCCCTCGTCCGCCACCGCGAGCCCGAGGCGTACCGCGAGGCGCTCGGCCGCGTCGTCGAGGCGGCCGGGGCGGCGCAGGCCACGCTCGACGCCGTCCTCGACGTGGCCGAGGCCGAGGCCGGCGCGCTCGCGCTCGACCTCGGGCCGGTCGACCTCGACGACCTCGCGCGCGACGTGGCCGACCTCTTCGACCTCGTGGCCGACGAGAAGGGCGTCGCCCTCGCGGTCGAGCCGGATGGGGCCGGCGCCGTCCGCGTGGACCGCCCGCGGCTCCGGCGCGCGCTCGCCAACCTCGTCGACAACGCGGTCAAGTACACCCCGGCCGGCGGCCGCGTCACGGTCTCGACGGGGCGGGACGACGGCGAGGCGTGGGTGCGGGTCCGCGACACCGGACCGGGGATCGCCCCGGAGGAACTCCCGCGGGTCTGGGACCGGCTCTACCGGAGCGAGCAGACGCGCCACGAGCGCGGGCTCGGGCTCGGGCTCGGCCTGGCCCGCGCGGTCGCCGAGGCGCACGGGGGGCGGGTCACGGCCGAGAGCGCCGTCGGCGAGGGCTCCACGTTCACGCTCGTCGTCCCCACGCCGGTGGCCTCGGCCACCGAGCCCCCGCCGGGTCCGTCGAACCTGTCGGACCTGTAA
- a CDS encoding response regulator transcription factor, which translates to MRLLVVEDDPHIAEFVRTGLQEAGYAVDHAVDGEEAYALAVNEPYDAAVVDLMLPRLGGLGLIERMRGTGVATPVLILSAKRTVDDRVRGLQAGGDDYLTKPFAFAELLARVQALVRRSTGAPEATRLAAGPVALDLLAREATRAGEPIDLQPREFALLEYLVRNADRVVSKTAIHQHVWDFDFNPQTNVVEVLVHRLRQKVDEGFEPRLIHTVRGAGYVLRTP; encoded by the coding sequence ATGCGCCTGCTCGTCGTCGAGGACGACCCCCACATCGCCGAGTTCGTCCGGACCGGGCTCCAGGAGGCCGGCTACGCCGTCGACCACGCCGTCGACGGGGAGGAGGCCTACGCGCTCGCCGTGAACGAGCCGTACGACGCGGCCGTCGTCGACCTCATGCTCCCCCGACTCGGCGGGCTCGGGCTCATCGAGCGGATGCGGGGGACGGGCGTGGCGACGCCCGTCCTCATCCTGAGCGCGAAGCGGACGGTCGACGACCGGGTCCGGGGGCTCCAGGCCGGCGGCGACGACTACCTCACGAAGCCGTTCGCCTTCGCCGAGCTCCTGGCCCGCGTGCAGGCCCTCGTCCGGCGGAGCACGGGGGCGCCCGAGGCCACGCGGCTCGCGGCCGGGCCGGTCGCCCTCGACCTCCTCGCGCGAGAAGCGACGCGGGCCGGCGAGCCGATCGACCTCCAGCCACGCGAGTTCGCGCTCTTGGAGTACCTCGTCCGGAACGCCGACCGGGTCGTGTCCAAGACGGCGATCCACCAGCACGTGTGGGACTTCGACTTCAACCCCCAGACGAACGTGGTCGAGGTCCTCGTCCACCGTCTCCGGCAGAAGGTGGACGAGGGGTTCGAGCCCCGGCTCATCCACACCGTCCGCGGCGCCGGCTATGTCCTCCGCACGCCCTGA
- a CDS encoding helix-turn-helix domain-containing protein, translating to MPPSTRFDLPHGPQFLPYLGAAVRRRREALGLTQEQLAERADLDRMQVGRIERGVTNPTSKGLVPLAIGLGTHPDVLLREARVALARANPWYVEAVARGSVRE from the coding sequence ATGCCCCCCTCGACGAGGTTCGACCTCCCGCACGGACCCCAGTTTCTCCCCTACCTCGGAGCCGCCGTCCGCCGACGCCGCGAGGCCCTCGGCCTCACGCAGGAGCAACTCGCCGAGCGGGCGGACCTCGACCGGATGCAGGTCGGCCGCATCGAGCGCGGCGTGACGAACCCGACCTCGAAGGGCCTCGTCCCGCTCGCCATCGGGCTCGGGACGCACCCCGACGTTCTTCTGCGCGAGGCTCGGGTCGCCCTCGCCCGCGCCAATCCGTGGTACGTCGAGGCCGTCGCCCGGGGCTCCGTTCGGGAGTAG
- a CDS encoding replication protein RepA, translating into MAPDGEPETRRLLASDYTATNGAFTLTVRAGTRRGPSHLHPRLSLGVPSGGLARLLLVFLVTEAKKRKSPTVPLGRTLADLCGALDVTPSGGRRGRLRYLFDQLLRLATCSVAFQWETGTGYGHLGRERYRGESVLLVEAYDLWWERATATAATGAPAPIDGPAVAGGTITLGAQLWDLCRTACFPLDWRKIQALRDYPAALDLYAFLTHRLDKLQTDGAPEVALNYDQLHAQLGSHYATDEAGRLTPRGKKDFGHNLRRALRRVQLLWPALDVATPRGRFVVRSTGPDVPHR; encoded by the coding sequence CTGGCCCCCGACGGCGAGCCCGAGACGCGACGGCTCCTCGCCTCGGACTACACGGCCACCAACGGGGCGTTCACGCTCACCGTCCGCGCGGGCACCCGACGCGGCCCCTCGCACCTCCACCCGCGCCTCTCGCTCGGCGTCCCCTCGGGCGGCCTCGCCCGGCTCCTCCTCGTTTTCCTCGTCACCGAGGCCAAGAAGAGGAAGTCCCCGACGGTCCCGCTCGGGCGCACCCTCGCCGACCTCTGCGGCGCCCTCGACGTCACGCCCTCCGGCGGCCGGCGCGGGCGGCTCCGCTACCTCTTCGACCAGCTCCTCCGCCTCGCCACCTGCTCCGTCGCGTTCCAGTGGGAGACGGGCACGGGCTACGGCCACCTCGGCCGCGAGCGCTACCGGGGCGAGAGCGTCCTCCTCGTCGAGGCCTACGACCTCTGGTGGGAGCGGGCCACCGCGACGGCCGCGACCGGCGCGCCCGCCCCGATCGACGGCCCGGCCGTGGCCGGCGGCACGATCACGCTCGGCGCCCAGCTCTGGGACCTCTGCCGAACCGCCTGCTTCCCGCTCGACTGGCGGAAGATCCAGGCCCTCCGCGACTACCCCGCCGCGCTCGACCTCTACGCGTTCCTCACCCACCGGCTCGACAAGCTCCAGACCGACGGCGCCCCCGAGGTTGCCCTCAACTACGACCAGCTCCACGCCCAGCTCGGGAGCCACTACGCGACCGACGAGGCCGGACGGCTCACGCCGCGCGGGAAGAAGGACTTCGGCCACAACCTCCGCCGCGCGCTCCGCCGCGTCCAGCTCCTCTGGCCCGCCCTCGACGTCGCCACCCCGCGCGGCCGGTTCGTCGTCCGCTCGACCGGCCCCGACGTCCCCCACCGCTGA
- a CDS encoding response regulator encodes MSAPPTRVLLADDHPVWRRGVRGLLDAEPDLDVVAEAADGEAALAALRAGGVDVAVLDMEMPRVTGVEVARAVRAEGLEVAVLALSSYDEPAYVAGLLAEGAAGYLTKDQPPELIVEAVRAVARGQGRWFVAPAPGAVGAWGEADAPGAGLTDREREVLRLLAEGRSNAEIAGALFVSENTVRSHLTAAYAKVGVGSAREAVAWAWRTGFAGGGDG; translated from the coding sequence ATGTCCGCCCCCCCGACCCGCGTCCTCCTCGCCGACGACCACCCCGTGTGGCGCCGGGGCGTCCGCGGGCTCCTCGACGCTGAGCCCGACCTCGACGTGGTCGCTGAGGCCGCTGACGGGGAGGCCGCCCTCGCCGCGCTCCGGGCCGGCGGCGTCGACGTGGCCGTCCTCGACATGGAGATGCCCCGCGTGACGGGCGTCGAGGTCGCCCGGGCGGTCCGGGCCGAGGGGCTGGAGGTCGCCGTCCTCGCGCTCTCCTCGTACGACGAGCCGGCGTACGTCGCGGGGCTCCTGGCCGAGGGGGCGGCCGGGTACCTCACGAAGGACCAGCCGCCCGAGCTCATCGTCGAGGCCGTCCGGGCCGTCGCGCGGGGGCAGGGCCGGTGGTTCGTGGCCCCGGCCCCCGGCGCGGTCGGGGCCTGGGGGGAGGCCGACGCCCCCGGGGCCGGGCTGACCGACCGCGAGCGCGAGGTGCTCCGGCTCCTGGCTGAGGGGAGGTCGAACGCGGAGATCGCCGGGGCCCTCTTCGTGTCGGAAAACACGGTCCGGAGCCACCTCACGGCGGCGTACGCGAAGGTCGGGGTGGGGTCGGCCCGGGAGGCCGTCGCGTGGGCGTGGCGGACGGGGTTCGCCGGTGGTGGGGACGGCTGA
- a CDS encoding potassium/proton antiporter, which yields MPAVAPAMLLAGLLLALGVASSRVSARLGLPVLVLFLGVGMLAGSDGVGGVPFEDYALANAVGTAALALILFDGGLRTGLPAVRAAWRPALALSTVGVAVTAGLVGLAAAWVLGLPLLHGLLLGGIVGSTDAAAVFSVLRSSGLVLPERLGATLEVESGSNDPMALFLTVGLTGLAAGTAESAGALGLLFALQFGVGGAVGLAVGRAAAWAVGRAGLEAPALYPVLAVAFGLVAFGGAAVLGGSGFLAVYVAGVVLGNAPLVFRRGTLLVLDAAAWLAQIALFVLLGLLSFPSRLLAVAPEGLLIAVVLVFVARPLAVAASVAPFGFGPREVAFLSWGGLKGAVPITLATFPLLAGVEGAALLFDVVFFVVVVSALAQGWSLPVVARRLGIGRPADPAPPVRVELHALRHLDGDVVDYTVAPSARVAGQRLRDLALPDGTAVMLVVRGGRIVVPRGATALRPGDHVFAAARSDLRPLLDRLFDPDAETPPLAPGLTVEFAAAATLGQLHRFFGLPAPTWSERTLAEAVDGDPPRVGPFVLSPGSEPDLVRLTLAPEPEREPEESAARSDGDAPDGPPAPHADLSPPSAAPGSARPA from the coding sequence ATGCCCGCCGTCGCCCCCGCGATGCTCCTCGCGGGCCTCCTCCTCGCCCTCGGCGTCGCGTCGAGCCGGGTTTCGGCCCGCCTGGGCCTCCCCGTCCTCGTCCTGTTCCTCGGCGTCGGGATGCTCGCGGGCTCGGACGGCGTGGGCGGCGTCCCGTTCGAGGACTACGCCCTCGCCAACGCCGTCGGGACCGCGGCCCTCGCGCTCATCCTGTTCGACGGCGGACTCCGCACAGGGCTCCCGGCCGTCCGGGCCGCGTGGCGGCCGGCGCTCGCGCTCTCCACCGTCGGCGTCGCGGTGACGGCCGGGCTGGTCGGGCTCGCAGCGGCCTGGGTCCTCGGGCTCCCGCTCCTCCACGGGCTCCTCCTCGGGGGGATCGTCGGCTCGACCGACGCCGCCGCCGTGTTCTCGGTCCTCCGTTCGAGCGGGCTCGTGCTCCCCGAGCGGCTCGGGGCCACGCTCGAGGTCGAGAGCGGGTCGAACGACCCGATGGCCCTCTTCCTCACGGTCGGGCTGACGGGCCTCGCGGCGGGGACGGCCGAGTCGGCCGGCGCGCTCGGGCTCCTCTTCGCGCTCCAGTTCGGGGTCGGCGGGGCCGTCGGGCTCGCCGTCGGGCGGGCGGCGGCGTGGGCCGTCGGCCGGGCCGGGCTCGAGGCCCCTGCGCTCTACCCCGTCCTCGCCGTCGCGTTCGGGCTCGTCGCGTTCGGGGGCGCCGCCGTGCTCGGGGGGAGCGGTTTCCTCGCCGTCTACGTCGCCGGGGTCGTGCTCGGGAACGCCCCGCTCGTGTTCCGGCGGGGGACGCTCCTCGTCCTCGACGCGGCGGCATGGCTGGCCCAGATCGCCCTGTTCGTCCTCCTCGGCCTGCTCAGCTTCCCCAGCCGGCTCCTGGCCGTCGCGCCGGAGGGCCTCCTCATCGCCGTCGTCCTCGTGTTCGTCGCCCGGCCCCTCGCCGTGGCCGCCTCGGTGGCCCCGTTCGGGTTCGGCCCGCGCGAGGTCGCGTTCCTCTCGTGGGGCGGGCTGAAGGGGGCCGTCCCGATCACGCTCGCCACGTTCCCCCTCCTGGCGGGCGTGGAGGGGGCCGCGCTCCTGTTCGACGTCGTCTTCTTCGTCGTGGTCGTCTCGGCCCTCGCCCAAGGGTGGTCGCTCCCGGTCGTGGCGCGGCGGCTGGGGATCGGGCGTCCGGCCGACCCCGCCCCGCCGGTCCGCGTCGAGCTCCACGCGCTCCGGCACCTCGACGGCGACGTCGTCGACTACACCGTGGCCCCGTCGGCGCGCGTGGCCGGCCAGCGCCTCCGCGACCTCGCGCTCCCGGACGGGACCGCCGTCATGCTCGTGGTCCGCGGCGGGCGGATCGTCGTCCCTCGCGGGGCCACCGCGCTCCGCCCCGGCGACCACGTGTTCGCGGCGGCCCGGTCGGACCTCCGGCCGCTCCTCGACCGACTCTTCGACCCCGACGCCGAGACGCCCCCGCTCGCGCCGGGCCTCACGGTCGAGTTCGCCGCCGCGGCCACGCTCGGCCAGCTCCACCGGTTCTTCGGGCTCCCGGCGCCGACGTGGTCGGAGCGGACGCTCGCTGAGGCCGTGGATGGGGACCCGCCCCGGGTCGGCCCGTTCGTCCTCTCGCCAGGGTCGGAGCCCGACCTCGTGCGGCTCACACTGGCCCCCGAGCCGGAGCGCGAGCCGGAGGAGAGCGCCGCCCGATCTGACGGCGACGCGCCCGACGGCCCGCCCGCCCCCCATGCGGACCTCTCCCCGCCCTCGGCCGCGCCCGGCTCCGCACGCCCGGCCTGA
- a CDS encoding PepSY domain-containing protein gives MKTSLPLVLAVALAGCVGGLADRSSAQAAAKVGISAEACGPIEGSLPVADGSPVTSDLARVSEDDARAAALLAVPGTTVTAVDLDEEDGFLVYDVDLVHEGSADGGGPIEVDVVVDAGSGEVLCTELD, from the coding sequence ATGAAGACCTCCCTCCCCCTCGTACTCGCCGTGGCCCTCGCCGGCTGCGTCGGCGGGCTCGCCGACCGCTCCTCTGCCCAGGCCGCCGCCAAGGTCGGCATCTCCGCCGAGGCGTGCGGCCCGATCGAGGGGAGCCTCCCCGTCGCGGACGGGAGCCCCGTCACGTCCGACCTCGCCCGCGTGTCCGAGGACGACGCCCGCGCCGCCGCCCTCCTCGCGGTCCCCGGCACCACCGTCACGGCCGTCGATCTCGATGAGGAGGACGGGTTCCTCGTCTACGACGTCGACCTCGTCCACGAGGGGAGCGCAGACGGCGGCGGCCCCATCGAGGTCGACGTGGTCGTCGACGCCGGCTCCGGCGAGGTCCTCTGCACGGAGCTGGACTGA
- a CDS encoding transposase encodes MPDDTDRDSEDRAPTVWEGPSADYDDDGRALSALTYHVVLVTRRRRRLFEDAALAARVETLLSEGARAAGCAIEACEVGPWWVRLAVRAPVTMSPHVVVTHVRRGAAALKGESESARRLGAVFVRRYLVSTGPVSDADCEAFVAGES; translated from the coding sequence ATGCCCGACGACACAGACCGAGACTCTGAGGACCGAGCACCGACCGTGTGGGAGGGGCCGTCGGCCGATTACGACGACGACGGCCGGGCGCTCTCGGCGCTGACGTACCACGTCGTGCTCGTGACCCGCCGCCGTCGCCGTTTGTTCGAGGACGCAGCGTTGGCGGCGCGCGTAGAGACGCTCCTAAGTGAGGGTGCCCGCGCGGCCGGGTGTGCGATCGAGGCGTGCGAGGTCGGGCCGTGGTGGGTGCGGCTGGCGGTCCGCGCCCCGGTCACGATGTCTCCCCACGTCGTCGTGACGCACGTGCGGAGGGGGGCCGCGGCGCTGAAGGGGGAGTCCGAGAGCGCCCGGCGGCTGGGGGCCGTGTTCGTGAGGCGGTACCTGGTCTCGACCGGGCCGGTGTCGGACGCGGACTGCGAGGCGTTCGTGGCAGGGGAATCGTAG
- a CDS encoding phosphatase PAP2 family protein, which translates to MTPPDVPDPVGRAARAVSGALRALRERHDLALLLALAVLAAGGWAFAELADAVAEGDGRAAEERVLLAFRVPGDTADPVGPVAIEEAVRDLTGLGGVLLTTLAAALGAAFFVLDGRPRAAAFLAGSIAGGVAVTFALKAGFDRPRPDLVAHQMEALSASFPSGHSATAAVVYLTLGALVARSLPRTRLRAFVVAVAVALTLAIGASRVYLGVHWPTDVLAGWTVGAAWALATWLVERDLRRRGWIEPSRTLKALADHGP; encoded by the coding sequence GTGACCCCGCCCGACGTCCCGGACCCCGTCGGGCGGGCCGCTCGGGCCGTATCGGGCGCCCTCCGAGCGCTCCGCGAGCGCCACGACCTCGCCCTGCTCCTGGCCCTCGCCGTCCTCGCGGCCGGCGGCTGGGCGTTCGCCGAGCTCGCGGACGCCGTGGCCGAGGGCGACGGGCGGGCCGCCGAGGAGCGGGTCCTCCTCGCCTTCCGCGTGCCCGGCGACACGGCCGACCCCGTCGGGCCGGTCGCCATCGAGGAGGCCGTCCGCGACCTCACGGGCCTCGGGGGCGTCCTCCTCACGACGCTCGCGGCCGCCCTCGGCGCCGCGTTCTTCGTGCTCGACGGGCGGCCCCGCGCGGCCGCGTTCCTCGCCGGCTCCATCGCGGGGGGCGTCGCCGTCACGTTCGCGCTCAAGGCCGGGTTCGACCGGCCCCGGCCCGACCTCGTAGCGCACCAGATGGAGGCGCTCTCGGCCAGCTTCCCCAGCGGCCACTCGGCGACCGCCGCCGTCGTCTACCTCACACTCGGGGCGCTCGTCGCCCGGTCGCTCCCCCGCACCCGGCTCCGTGCGTTCGTCGTCGCCGTGGCCGTCGCCCTCACGCTCGCCATCGGGGCGAGCCGGGTCTACCTCGGCGTCCACTGGCCGACCGACGTCCTCGCCGGGTGGACCGTCGGGGCCGCGTGGGCGCTCGCGACGTGGCTCGTCGAGCGGGACCTCCGGCGGCGGGGGTGGATCGAGCCGTCGCGGACGCTCAAGGCGCTCGCAGACCACGGGCCATGA